One stretch of Amycolatopsis sp. NBC_00345 DNA includes these proteins:
- a CDS encoding serine hydrolase domain-containing protein, protein MRTELGEILRDARENRVFSAAAWSVGTADGVLDRGVLGTRWHDGPDAAEDSLWDLASVTKPLVGLVIAALADRGRLGFDDPLARHLPAYAGGDKAEITVRQLLTHTSGLPGGTPLYREHPTREALLEAIRTGPLRTVPGSRVEYSSQGFILLGLIAEAAGGRPLDELAEEFVAVPAGLTDTRFGPVDAARAVATEDCPWRGHMVRGQVHDENAVVLGGICGHAGLFAPLPDVERLGRVLAGAAAPLLKPATHAEMTACQTEGLNLRRGLAWQGLDVPGSPGGTDLSPRAYGHTGFTGTSLWVEPDRGRYYVLLTNRVHPSRRTPGIEALRRDFHAAAVQL, encoded by the coding sequence ATGAGGACTGAACTCGGGGAGATCCTTCGTGACGCCCGGGAAAACCGGGTGTTCTCCGCCGCCGCCTGGTCGGTCGGCACCGCCGACGGTGTGCTCGACCGCGGAGTGCTCGGCACCCGCTGGCACGACGGCCCGGACGCGGCCGAGGACAGCCTGTGGGACCTCGCTTCGGTGACAAAACCGTTGGTGGGACTGGTGATCGCGGCTCTGGCCGACCGCGGCCGGCTCGGCTTCGACGACCCGCTCGCCCGCCACCTGCCGGCGTACGCGGGCGGCGACAAGGCCGAGATCACCGTACGGCAGCTGCTCACGCACACGTCCGGGCTGCCCGGCGGCACGCCGCTCTACCGCGAGCACCCGACGCGTGAAGCGCTGCTCGAAGCGATCCGCACCGGCCCGCTGCGCACGGTGCCGGGCAGCCGGGTCGAGTACTCGTCGCAGGGTTTCATCCTGCTGGGCCTGATCGCCGAGGCCGCCGGCGGCCGTCCGCTGGACGAGCTGGCCGAGGAGTTCGTCGCGGTCCCGGCCGGGCTGACCGACACCCGTTTCGGCCCGGTGGACGCGGCGCGCGCGGTCGCCACGGAAGACTGCCCGTGGCGCGGGCACATGGTGCGCGGCCAGGTCCACGACGAGAACGCCGTGGTACTGGGCGGAATCTGCGGTCACGCCGGCCTGTTCGCCCCGCTGCCGGACGTCGAACGCCTCGGCCGCGTCCTGGCCGGCGCCGCCGCCCCGCTGCTGAAGCCCGCCACCCACGCCGAAATGACCGCGTGCCAGACCGAAGGGCTCAACCTTCGCCGAGGCCTCGCGTGGCAGGGCTTGGACGTGCCCGGCTCGCCGGGCGGCACGGACCTTTCGCCGCGGGCGTACGGGCACACCGGTTTCACCGGAACCAGCCTGTGGGTGGAGCCGGACCGCGGCCGCTACTACGTGCTGCTCACCAACCGCGTCCACCCGTCCCGTAGGACCCCGGGCATCGAGGCCCTCCGCCGCGACTTCCACGCGGCCGCGGTCCAGCTCTGA
- a CDS encoding ROK family protein gives MSTGERPALRLVPAPAAEPAAPVLGAVELLPGRVRAALVDLSGELLWRAEAGYPRGTADQAEIDAALAEAVRFPVQPMGVGVAAAGLVDAAAGVIIEVSEVPALHGYPIAAVLTGLAGAPVHIEHRARLQVLGDRWFGPGRGRSTFASVSTGEVLGVGILYDGEVLAPPGGRSGAHMTVAASGRPCTCGARGCWKTVATTPWLRAEAERRGLGARTVRELAASGDPLLEEYAGNIALGLVNVQQLFAPGLFVLHGEAAEGGERFRAAIERRLREDSSWATGAEPPQVLVNTGAADDIALLGGAGLVLSHN, from the coding sequence ATGAGCACCGGCGAACGCCCGGCCCTGCGCCTGGTCCCGGCGCCGGCCGCCGAGCCGGCCGCGCCCGTGCTGGGCGCGGTCGAGCTGCTGCCCGGACGGGTGCGGGCCGCGCTGGTCGACCTGTCCGGCGAGCTGCTGTGGCGGGCCGAAGCCGGCTATCCGCGGGGCACGGCCGACCAGGCCGAGATCGACGCGGCGCTGGCCGAGGCCGTCCGCTTCCCGGTTCAGCCGATGGGGGTCGGCGTCGCGGCCGCCGGGCTGGTCGACGCGGCGGCGGGGGTGATCATCGAGGTCAGCGAGGTGCCGGCGCTGCACGGCTACCCGATCGCCGCGGTGCTGACCGGGCTGGCCGGCGCGCCGGTGCACATCGAGCACCGCGCCCGTCTGCAGGTGCTCGGCGACCGCTGGTTCGGGCCCGGCCGCGGGCGCAGCACGTTCGCCTCCGTCTCGACCGGTGAGGTGCTGGGCGTCGGCATCCTCTACGACGGCGAGGTGCTCGCCCCGCCCGGCGGCCGCAGCGGGGCGCACATGACGGTGGCTGCCAGCGGACGGCCGTGCACCTGCGGGGCCCGCGGCTGCTGGAAGACGGTCGCGACAACGCCGTGGCTGCGCGCCGAGGCCGAGCGGCGCGGCCTCGGCGCACGAACGGTGCGCGAGCTGGCCGCCTCGGGCGACCCGCTGCTGGAGGAGTACGCCGGCAATATCGCGCTGGGCCTGGTGAACGTCCAGCAGCTGTTCGCCCCGGGCCTGTTCGTGCTGCACGGCGAGGCGGCCGAAGGCGGCGAACGCTTCCGCGCGGCCATCGAACGGCGGCTGCGCGAGGACTCCTCGTGGGCCACCGGCGCGGAGCCGCCGCAGGTACTGGTCAATACGGGCGCGGCCGACGACATCGCGCTGCTCGGCGGCGCGGGGCTGGTTCTCTCGCACAACTGA
- a CDS encoding IclR family transcriptional regulator: MERAVNDKTGARGEPRGAVGKALEVLTALSRPGGPHRLADLAKACDLPKPTAHRMLQTFAEAGFAAGTGGGQYDVGPRLLGLSAAVLAGSRATRFTRPVLTELRRRTGHTVHYAVHHADRAVYVEKVEPDQAYRMNSQVGGEVPLYCTGVGRAILSRLPEAEVAAVLDAAPLDARTPKTLTDPTAIRRELATVDTLGYVVDDEQNEPHVRSVAAPVVDGLGHVVGAISVSGLTFTLPLDSMPTLGPLVAEAANRLSATLGHGMRVVSDED; this comes from the coding sequence ATGGAGAGGGCTGTCAACGACAAGACCGGGGCCCGCGGTGAACCCCGGGGGGCGGTGGGGAAGGCGCTGGAGGTGCTCACGGCGCTGTCGCGGCCGGGCGGCCCGCACCGGCTCGCCGACCTGGCCAAGGCCTGTGACCTGCCGAAACCCACCGCGCACCGGATGCTGCAGACGTTCGCCGAAGCCGGGTTCGCGGCGGGCACCGGCGGCGGGCAGTACGACGTGGGGCCGCGGCTGCTCGGCCTTTCGGCCGCCGTGCTCGCGGGGAGCCGGGCCACGCGCTTCACCCGGCCCGTGCTGACGGAGCTGCGCCGCCGCACCGGGCACACCGTGCACTACGCGGTGCATCACGCCGACCGCGCCGTGTACGTCGAGAAGGTGGAGCCGGATCAGGCGTACCGGATGAATTCGCAGGTCGGCGGCGAGGTGCCGCTGTACTGCACGGGGGTGGGCCGCGCGATCCTGTCCCGGCTGCCCGAGGCCGAGGTGGCCGCGGTGCTCGACGCGGCGCCGCTCGACGCGCGCACCCCGAAAACCCTGACCGACCCGACCGCGATCCGCCGTGAACTGGCCACTGTGGACACTCTGGGCTACGTGGTCGACGACGAGCAGAACGAGCCGCACGTCCGGTCCGTCGCCGCGCCGGTGGTGGACGGGCTGGGCCACGTGGTCGGCGCGATCAGCGTTTCCGGACTGACGTTCACCCTGCCGCTGGACAGCATGCCCACGCTCGGCCCGCTGGTCGCCGAGGCCGCGAACCGGCTTTCGGCCACGCTCGGGCACGGGATGCGGGTAGTGTCCGATGAGGACTGA
- a CDS encoding ABC transporter substrate-binding protein: MAPPRSRLTRRDALRLGGLALPALALPGLLAGCGSADGSVGSVLRVAQTSDPKTLDPQKQGDLTSMNVLINLFDTLTTRGPDNQLAPGLALSWTSPDPLTWRFELRPGVRFHNGEPCDAKAVAFSVNRLLDPATKSPIVELRYVKQAVVVDELTVELRCSQPDPIIPAKVSLFGGVVVPPGYLKQVGSAGFAKHPIGTGPFTFVEFQRDHQLRMRANPGYWGGRPSFDELVFLPMPDPSSALASLQSNEVDIVASLTPDAALQIQGYTGVEIRNYPGIRTSYLSLDTTAGPLRDVRVRQALNHAVDVPLLIKAVLDGKAREVPTMFPREAFGFDPSITPYSRDVGLAKRLLADAGFPNGFDTSITAQTGDSNIAEAISGLLAKAGVRARVDLVDTGTYTSRLTSDNRGALGPIYLAASTGWTLDAESLVQSNVRHDRRQSRWSSPGADRLIDAEELTVEPAGRQRAFTALQSLLKQEAPFVFLYQIDNIYAVNTRPRWQPGVVGVLGMAKAQVAS, encoded by the coding sequence GTGGCTCCTCCGCGTTCCCGTCTGACCCGCCGTGACGCGCTCCGGCTCGGCGGCCTGGCTCTGCCGGCCCTGGCCCTGCCCGGGCTGCTGGCCGGCTGCGGCAGCGCGGACGGCAGCGTCGGCAGCGTGCTGCGCGTCGCCCAGACCTCGGATCCGAAGACCCTGGACCCGCAGAAGCAGGGCGACCTGACCTCGATGAACGTCCTGATCAACCTGTTCGACACGCTCACCACCCGCGGCCCGGACAACCAGCTCGCGCCCGGCCTCGCCCTTTCCTGGACTTCGCCGGACCCGCTCACCTGGCGGTTCGAGCTGCGGCCCGGCGTGCGGTTCCACAACGGCGAGCCGTGTGACGCCAAGGCCGTCGCCTTCAGCGTCAACCGGCTGCTCGACCCGGCCACCAAGTCGCCGATCGTCGAGCTGCGTTACGTGAAGCAGGCCGTGGTCGTCGACGAGCTGACCGTGGAGCTGCGGTGCAGCCAGCCGGACCCGATCATCCCGGCGAAGGTCTCGCTGTTCGGCGGGGTCGTGGTGCCGCCGGGTTACCTGAAGCAGGTCGGCTCGGCCGGGTTCGCCAAGCACCCGATCGGCACGGGGCCGTTCACCTTCGTCGAGTTCCAGCGCGACCACCAGCTGCGGATGCGCGCCAACCCGGGTTACTGGGGTGGCCGGCCGTCGTTCGACGAGCTGGTGTTCCTGCCGATGCCGGACCCGTCCTCGGCGCTGGCTTCCCTGCAGAGCAACGAGGTCGACATCGTCGCGAGCCTGACCCCGGACGCGGCCCTGCAGATCCAGGGCTACACCGGGGTCGAGATCCGCAACTACCCGGGCATCCGCACCTCGTACCTGTCGCTGGACACCACGGCGGGCCCGCTGCGTGACGTGCGCGTGCGGCAGGCGCTCAACCACGCGGTCGACGTGCCGCTGCTGATCAAGGCGGTGCTCGACGGCAAGGCGCGCGAGGTGCCGACGATGTTCCCGCGCGAGGCGTTCGGCTTCGATCCCTCGATCACGCCGTACTCGCGTGACGTCGGGCTGGCCAAGCGGCTGCTGGCCGACGCCGGGTTCCCGAACGGCTTCGACACCTCGATCACCGCGCAGACCGGCGATTCCAACATCGCCGAGGCGATCTCCGGGCTGCTGGCCAAGGCCGGGGTCCGGGCGCGGGTCGACCTGGTCGACACCGGCACGTACACCAGCCGGCTCACGTCGGACAACCGCGGCGCGCTCGGCCCGATCTACCTGGCCGCGAGCACCGGCTGGACGCTCGACGCGGAAAGCCTGGTGCAGTCCAACGTCCGCCACGACCGGCGGCAGAGCCGGTGGTCCAGCCCCGGGGCCGATCGCCTGATCGACGCCGAGGAGCTGACCGTCGAGCCGGCCGGCCGCCAGCGGGCCTTCACCGCGCTCCAGTCCCTTCTCAAGCAGGAGGCGCCGTTCGTGTTCCTTTACCAGATCGACAACATCTACGCGGTCAACACGCGGCCGCGCTGGCAGCCCGGCGTCGTCGGCGTGCTCGGCATGGCCAAGGCTCAGGTGGCCTCGTGA
- a CDS encoding ABC transporter permease produces the protein MTAPTVSVAKPPAAGAGVLRVIVTKVLTAIVVLFFVATAAFFLVRLSGDPVKLILPPDASAAQEATLRASLGLDRPLFTQYLDYLGGLPRLHFGNSLVYDQPVSEVLLARVPATLELAAAALVVALVLAIPAGTFAALRRGRAGDSGVMAGVLVGQSTPPFWVGIVLILVFAVQLQVLPASGYGGFTHLILPAVTLAVYSVAVIARLLRSSMIDVLGSDYIRTARAKGLSTGGIVVSHGMRNAALPVVTVIGLEVGTLLGGAILTEQVFSWPGIGRLTVEAIQNRDFPLVQASVLFFAATFVVVNLLVDLSYTVLDPRVRVNS, from the coding sequence GTGACGGCGCCGACCGTCTCCGTCGCCAAGCCGCCCGCGGCGGGCGCCGGGGTGCTGCGGGTGATCGTCACCAAGGTACTGACGGCGATCGTGGTCCTGTTCTTCGTTGCCACGGCGGCGTTTTTCCTGGTTCGCCTGTCCGGCGACCCGGTGAAGCTGATCCTGCCGCCCGACGCGAGCGCGGCGCAGGAGGCGACGCTGCGGGCGAGCCTCGGCCTGGACCGGCCGCTGTTCACGCAGTACCTCGACTACCTCGGCGGCCTGCCGCGGCTACACTTCGGCAACTCGCTCGTTTACGACCAGCCGGTGTCGGAGGTACTGCTCGCCCGCGTGCCCGCGACGCTGGAGCTGGCCGCCGCCGCGCTGGTCGTCGCGCTTGTGCTGGCGATCCCCGCGGGCACGTTCGCGGCGCTGCGCCGTGGCCGGGCCGGCGACTCGGGCGTGATGGCGGGTGTCCTGGTTGGACAGTCGACTCCGCCGTTCTGGGTCGGCATCGTGCTGATCTTGGTCTTCGCCGTGCAGCTGCAGGTGCTGCCCGCGTCCGGGTACGGCGGCTTCACGCATCTGATCCTGCCCGCGGTGACGCTCGCCGTGTACTCGGTGGCGGTGATCGCGCGGCTGCTGCGCTCGTCGATGATCGACGTGCTCGGCTCGGACTACATCCGCACGGCGCGGGCGAAGGGGCTGAGCACCGGCGGGATCGTGGTGTCCCACGGGATGCGCAACGCCGCCCTGCCCGTGGTCACGGTGATCGGCCTGGAGGTCGGCACCCTGCTCGGCGGCGCGATCCTGACCGAGCAGGTGTTCTCCTGGCCCGGCATCGGCCGGCTGACCGTCGAGGCCATCCAGAACCGCGACTTCCCGCTCGTGCAGGCGTCGGTGCTGTTCTTCGCCGCCACGTTCGTGGTGGTCAACCTGCTGGTGGACCTGTCCTACACGGTGCTCGACCCGAGGGTGCGGGTGAACTCATGA
- a CDS encoding creatininase family protein — MSELTRMTWQEVRDAAAGGGVSSGSGEQPAAPSPGAIALLPIGSQEQHAAHLPMGTDTMLAEAIVDGALARLGGEPAVVRLPSLPFGHSPHHLFAAAVSLSAATLSAVLADVLDSLVVSGFRRVLIVNGHGGNDEIMRLAVKQYALRADVALAACSYWSLGEAGSPGHAGAFETSLMLAARPELVRERAPRPAVTPPALFDQPPYPGLTVERHGEWARAGGSTDDATAATAERGQDLLAARVTALAEAVRAFDAATRESHGHRTQGEE; from the coding sequence ATGTCCGAACTGACGCGGATGACCTGGCAAGAGGTACGCGACGCCGCGGCTGGTGGTGGGGTGTCGAGTGGTTCGGGGGAGCAGCCTGCCGCCCCTTCGCCCGGCGCCATTGCCCTCCTGCCCATCGGTTCGCAGGAGCAGCACGCGGCCCACCTGCCGATGGGCACGGACACGATGCTGGCCGAGGCCATCGTCGATGGTGCGCTGGCGCGGCTGGGCGGCGAGCCCGCCGTGGTGCGGCTGCCGAGCCTCCCGTTCGGGCACAGCCCGCATCACCTGTTCGCCGCCGCCGTCTCGCTTTCCGCGGCGACGCTGTCAGCCGTGCTCGCCGACGTGCTCGATTCGCTGGTGGTGAGCGGTTTCCGGCGGGTGCTGATAGTCAACGGCCACGGCGGCAACGACGAGATCATGCGGCTCGCGGTGAAGCAATATGCACTGCGCGCCGACGTTGCGCTTGCCGCCTGCTCGTACTGGTCGCTTGGCGAAGCTGGCTCGCCCGGGCACGCCGGCGCCTTCGAGACGTCGCTGATGCTCGCGGCCCGGCCCGAGCTGGTGCGCGAGCGCGCGCCGCGCCCGGCCGTCACGCCGCCGGCGCTGTTCGACCAGCCGCCGTACCCCGGCCTGACCGTCGAACGGCACGGCGAGTGGGCCCGCGCCGGCGGTTCGACCGACGACGCGACGGCGGCCACCGCCGAGCGCGGACAAGACCTGCTGGCGGCACGCGTGACGGCACTGGCCGAAGCCGTGCGCGCGTTCGACGCCGCCACAAGGGAAAGCCACGGACACCGAACCCAGGGGGAGGAATGA
- a CDS encoding ATP-binding cassette domain-containing protein, which yields MTNLVEIRGLRKDYGSLAAVDGVDLDVTAGETLAVVGESGSGKTTLTRLLLRLTEPTAGTVRFDGADLFALPAARLRKVRREMQVVLQDPYSSMNPRMRVTDIVAEPLVTHDRTFRGRGGRAKVRSRVGELLDAVGLPPDVQDRYPHEFSGGQRQRVSIARALALRPRLVVLDEPTSALDVSVQAQVLDLLTELQTRLGLTYVFVSHNLAVVQQIADRVAVMRAGQIVELADAATLFSAPGHEYTRSLLDAVPNPDPRLARRLRVS from the coding sequence ATGACAAACCTGGTCGAGATCCGCGGCCTGCGCAAGGACTACGGCTCGCTGGCCGCGGTCGACGGCGTGGACCTGGACGTGACGGCGGGGGAGACGCTCGCCGTGGTCGGCGAGTCCGGCTCCGGCAAGACCACGCTCACCCGGCTGCTGCTGCGGCTGACCGAGCCGACCGCGGGCACCGTGCGCTTCGACGGCGCGGACCTGTTCGCGCTGCCCGCCGCGCGGCTGCGGAAGGTGCGCCGCGAGATGCAGGTGGTGCTGCAGGACCCGTACTCCAGCATGAACCCGCGGATGCGCGTGACGGACATCGTCGCCGAACCGCTGGTGACGCACGACCGTACGTTTCGTGGCCGTGGGGGCCGGGCGAAGGTGCGTTCGCGGGTCGGTGAGCTGCTCGACGCCGTGGGCCTGCCGCCGGATGTCCAGGACCGCTACCCACACGAGTTCTCCGGTGGCCAGCGCCAGCGCGTCTCGATCGCGCGGGCACTCGCGCTCCGTCCGCGGCTGGTGGTGCTGGACGAGCCGACCAGCGCGCTCGACGTTTCGGTCCAGGCCCAGGTGCTCGACCTGCTGACCGAACTGCAGACGCGGCTGGGGCTGACGTATGTGTTCGTCTCGCACAACCTCGCGGTGGTGCAGCAGATCGCCGACCGGGTGGCGGTGATGCGGGCCGGGCAGATCGTGGAACTGGCTGATGCGGCGACGCTGTTTTCCGCGCCGGGTCACGAGTACACGCGCAGCCTGCTGGACGCGGTGCCGAATCCGGATCCGCGGCTGGCTCGCCGTCTGCGGGTGTCATGA
- a CDS encoding ABC transporter ATP-binding protein, with the protein MTSLLEIRDLHVEFRLGTGTVNAVEGVGFTVGAGETLAVVGESGSGKTATALSVLRLNPEPPCVYPAGEVLLDGRDLLRLSEKDLRKIRGNDVAMVFQDPMTSLNPLKRVGAQVAEVLRRHQNASRGQAREGAVAALREAGIPDPERRADQYPHQLSGGLRQRVMIAMALVGRPRVLIADEPTTALDVTVQAQILELLVDLQRRHGMAIVLITHDLGVVAEVADRAVVMRRGRVVETGDVTAVFEAPQEDYTRELLRATPKLERA; encoded by the coding sequence ATGACGTCGTTGCTGGAGATCAGGGACCTGCACGTCGAGTTCCGGCTGGGCACCGGGACCGTGAACGCGGTCGAGGGGGTGGGCTTCACCGTCGGCGCCGGTGAGACGCTGGCCGTGGTCGGCGAGTCGGGCAGCGGCAAGACCGCCACCGCGCTTTCGGTGCTGCGGCTCAACCCGGAGCCGCCGTGCGTCTACCCCGCCGGCGAGGTGCTGCTGGACGGGCGCGACCTGCTGCGACTGTCCGAAAAGGACCTGAGGAAGATCCGCGGCAACGACGTCGCGATGGTCTTCCAGGACCCGATGACGAGCCTGAACCCGCTCAAGCGCGTCGGCGCGCAGGTCGCGGAAGTGCTGCGGCGGCACCAGAACGCCTCTCGCGGTCAGGCGCGTGAAGGCGCGGTGGCCGCGTTGCGCGAGGCCGGGATCCCGGACCCGGAGCGGCGCGCGGACCAGTACCCGCACCAGCTCTCCGGCGGCTTGCGTCAGCGCGTGATGATCGCGATGGCGCTGGTCGGACGGCCGCGCGTGCTGATCGCCGACGAGCCGACCACCGCGCTGGACGTGACGGTGCAGGCCCAGATCCTCGAGCTGCTGGTCGACCTGCAACGCCGGCACGGGATGGCGATCGTGCTCATCACCCACGACTTGGGCGTGGTGGCCGAGGTCGCCGACCGGGCGGTGGTGATGCGCCGTGGCCGGGTGGTCGAAACCGGGGATGTGACGGCGGTTTTCGAGGCCCCGCAAGAGGATTACACCCGCGAGCTGCTGCGGGCGACCCCGAAACTGGAGCGGGCATGA
- a CDS encoding ABC transporter permease, which yields MTAVTTTVPAARATRRGAVRAVLRNKLGVVAVVVLAVMVLVAVFAPLIAPYDPAAQDLLVRLRPPAWTAAGDSSHLLGTDQLGRDILSRLFYGARISLLVGACAALLAGVVGAAIGLVAGFLGGWFDRILMRLADIQLAFPSILLALAIVGFLGSGLWYVVLVLGFTGWVSYARVIRSEVLSLRTRDFVTEARAIGVGDLTIMRRHLLPNVMAPLATIGTLHVAAAIVAEASLSYLGLGVPKQTVTWGGMLSDGQLYLGTSWWVAVFPGLALMITALAVNITGDVLRDVADPKAYRS from the coding sequence ATGACTGCTGTCACCACCACTGTCCCTGCTGCCCGCGCCACCCGGCGTGGCGCGGTGCGCGCGGTGCTGCGCAACAAACTCGGGGTCGTCGCCGTGGTCGTGCTGGCGGTGATGGTGCTGGTCGCGGTGTTCGCGCCGCTGATCGCGCCGTACGACCCGGCCGCGCAGGACCTGCTCGTCCGGCTGCGCCCGCCCGCGTGGACGGCGGCCGGCGACTCCAGCCACCTGCTCGGCACCGACCAGCTCGGCCGCGACATCCTGTCGAGGCTGTTCTACGGCGCCCGGATCTCGCTGCTGGTCGGGGCCTGCGCGGCCCTGCTGGCCGGGGTCGTCGGCGCGGCGATCGGCCTGGTCGCGGGGTTCCTCGGCGGCTGGTTCGACCGGATCCTGATGCGGCTGGCCGACATCCAGCTCGCGTTCCCGTCGATCCTGCTGGCGCTGGCGATCGTCGGCTTCCTCGGCTCCGGGCTCTGGTACGTGGTGCTGGTGCTCGGCTTCACCGGCTGGGTCTCCTACGCCCGGGTGATCCGCTCGGAGGTGCTTTCCCTGCGTACCAGGGACTTCGTCACCGAAGCCCGCGCGATCGGCGTCGGGGACCTGACGATCATGCGGCGCCACCTGCTGCCCAACGTGATGGCGCCGCTGGCCACCATCGGCACCCTGCACGTCGCCGCGGCGATCGTCGCGGAGGCCTCGCTGAGCTACCTCGGGCTCGGCGTGCCGAAGCAGACCGTCACCTGGGGCGGCATGCTCAGCGACGGCCAGCTGTACCTCGGCACGTCGTGGTGGGTCGCGGTGTTCCCCGGGCTGGCGCTGATGATCACCGCGCTGGCCGTCAACATCACCGGCGACGTGCTGCGCGACGTCGCGGACCCGAAGGCGTACCGCTCATGA
- a CDS encoding mandelate racemase/muconate lactonizing enzyme family protein, translated as MKITDVDVQVVNLPLTNPFTSSFETKTGETRTVVRLRTDTGIEGWGETMWGRPVAELARKLATELVGTSPFALEAFHRRHHMVPFFHGYLGYAALAALDVACWDVMGKATGQSVTDLLGGPVRDEVPITALITRADAPGAQGRELAQGLAEYAAKVVGEGGFSAVKLKGTNDVRGDVGIMRELRRALPDVELRVDPNAAWSVPDSVRAGLALEELDLEYLEDPCAGIEGMSQVRAKIRIPLCTNMCVVRFEDFAPAVRLGAVDVIHGDVYKWGGISATKALAAHCETFGLGMNLHSGGELGIATAAHLAVVASTPVLSRAIDSMYYLHADDIVQPLTLAGGRLRVPSGPGLGVQVDEEKLAFYAAKNEREGDLTG; from the coding sequence ATGAAGATCACCGACGTCGACGTGCAGGTCGTGAACCTGCCGTTGACCAATCCGTTCACCAGCTCGTTCGAGACCAAGACCGGGGAGACCCGCACGGTGGTGCGGCTGCGCACCGACACCGGCATCGAGGGCTGGGGCGAGACGATGTGGGGCCGCCCGGTCGCGGAGCTGGCGCGGAAACTGGCCACGGAGCTGGTCGGCACCAGCCCGTTCGCGCTGGAGGCCTTCCACCGGCGGCACCACATGGTGCCGTTTTTCCACGGCTACCTCGGTTACGCGGCGCTCGCGGCGCTGGACGTCGCCTGCTGGGACGTGATGGGCAAGGCCACCGGCCAGTCCGTCACCGACCTGCTGGGCGGCCCGGTGCGCGACGAGGTGCCGATCACGGCCCTGATCACGCGGGCCGACGCGCCCGGCGCGCAGGGGCGTGAGCTGGCGCAGGGCCTGGCCGAGTACGCCGCGAAGGTGGTCGGGGAGGGCGGGTTCTCCGCGGTGAAGCTCAAGGGCACCAACGATGTGCGCGGCGACGTCGGGATCATGCGCGAGCTGCGGCGCGCGCTGCCGGACGTCGAGCTGCGCGTGGACCCGAACGCCGCCTGGTCGGTGCCGGACTCCGTCCGCGCGGGGCTGGCGCTGGAGGAGCTGGACCTGGAGTACCTGGAAGACCCGTGTGCCGGCATCGAGGGCATGAGCCAGGTCCGCGCGAAGATCCGGATTCCCTTGTGCACCAATATGTGTGTGGTCCGGTTCGAGGATTTCGCGCCGGCCGTGCGGCTCGGCGCGGTCGACGTGATCCACGGCGACGTCTACAAGTGGGGCGGCATCTCGGCGACCAAGGCGCTGGCCGCGCACTGCGAGACCTTCGGCCTCGGCATGAACCTGCACAGCGGCGGCGAACTCGGCATCGCGACGGCGGCGCACCTCGCCGTCGTCGCCAGCACACCGGTGCTGTCCCGCGCGATCGACAGCATGTACTACCTGCACGCCGACGACATCGTGCAACCGCTGACGTTGGCGGGCGGCCGTCTGCGCGTGCCGTCCGGGCCGGGCCTCGGTGTGCAGGTGGATGAGGAAAAGCTGGCTTTCTACGCGGCGAAGAACGAGCGGGAAGGCGACCTCACCGGCTGA